The genomic segment AGTACTTATTGTTGTTCTTTTTGGTTTTTTATCATTATCAAAACTTCCTTATCAATTAACTCCCACTGTTACTAAGCCAGAGATTAAAATCACAACAGTATGGCCTGGTGCAACTCCCTATGAGATAGAAAGAGAGATAATTGAAGAACAAGAAGATACTTTAAAGAGTTTAAATAACTTAATTGAGTACGAATCTAGTTCAAAAGATGATTATGGTGAAGTTACTTTAACTTTTAAATTAGGAACAGATTTAAGAGCTGCATTACAAGATGTATCAAATAAATTAAATGAAGTAAGCTCTTATCCAAACAATGTAGAAGAACCAGTAATTGAAACAGCAACAGCTAGCCCAGTTATTTGGATGATGCTTCAAACATTAGATAATAACCCAAGACATGTTGATGAATATAAAACATTCTTTGAAGATGAAATAAAACCTGCAATTAGAAGAGTTGAGGGTGTTTCTGGAACTATGGGTGGTGGTGGAAGAGAACAAGAGATGCAAATTGAGTTTGATGTTAACAAACTTGCCTCTTATGGTCTTACTATCTCACAGGTTATAAATATTTTACAAAATGAAAATGTGGATGTTTCTGCAGGACTTCAAAACTTAGAAAGACGTTCTTATAGAATTAGAACAGTTCATAAGTTTAAATCAATAAAAGATATTGAAGAAGTTATTCTTATCTCAAATAGAGAACAAAGAGTTAGAGTAAAAGATATTGCGAAAGTAAACTTTGGATATGAAACTCCAAGTACAGTCGCAATGTTCCTAGGAAAAGATGGTATTTTCTTAGGTGTTCAGCCAAGTTCTGAGGTAAATGTTGTAAAACTTACAAATGATGTTGAAAAAGTAGTAAATGATTTAAATGCAGGAGTTTTAAAAGAACAAGGTTTAAAAATTCACTGGATTTATGATGAGAGACCATATATTGTTGGTTCGGTTGATTTAGTTCAAAAGAATATTATCATTGGTGGTATATTAGCTGTTATTATTTTAATAATCTTCTTAAGAAGTTTATCTCCAACAGCTGTTGTATCAGTTGCTATCCCAATTTCTATTATTGGTACATTTATTATTCTATCAGTTATGGGAAGAAGTTTAAATACTATTTCATTAGCAGGTATCTCCTTTGCCGTTGGTATGCTAGTTGATGCCGCCATTGTTGTATTAGAAAATATTGATAGACATAGAAAAGCAGGGGAGTCAATCTCAGAAGCTGCTTATAAAGGTGCAAGTGAAGTTTGGGGAGCATTGATTGCTTCAGCGTTAACGACTATTGCTGTATTCTTACCAATTATTTTCTTAGAAGATGAAGCGGGACAACTATTTAAAGATATTGCAATTGCTGTAACATCAGCAGTAACATTCTCATTATTTGTTTCAATTGCGGTTATTCCAATGCTTTGGAAAAAGTTTGCATCTTTCTCTAAAAAAGAACCAAAAGATGCAGGAAAGATAGCTCAATTTGGACATAAAGCAGTTGAGTTTATAATGTCTATTGTAAAACTGTCACTTAAAGATGTAAAATCAAAAGTGATTACAATTTTATCATTGGCTATTTTATCTGTAGGTATTATTTATACACTGTTTCCTAAACTTGATTATTTACCTCAAGGAAATAAGAACTTAATTTTTAATATCTTAATTGCTCCTCCTGGATTATCTTACGAAGAAAGATATGAAATGGGTGCATATTTAATGAAAGGTATTGAACCTCATGTAAATAAAGATGTTGGAGATATCCCTGGGTTAAATAGAGCCTTCTTTGTTTCATTTGGAGACTTTAACTTATTTGGTGGAACTTCTGTTCATGAAGATAGAGCAAGAGATTTAATTCCAATGTTTGCTCCTCTTGTAAACTCTATGCCATCAGTATTTGGTGTATCAATTCAATCAGGTGTTTTTGAAGATGGAATTGGTGAAGGAAATGTTGTAAATATTGATATTTCTGGTGAAAAGATTGAAGACATTGCAAATGTAGGTTCTCAACTATTTGGTGCAACAATGCAATCAGTACAAGGTGCACAAGTTAGACCTGTACCATCAGTTGAACTTCTTTATCCAGAAGTAAGACTTAGACCAAATCAAGATGCTTTAAGAGCATTAGGACTTAGTTCAAGAGATTTAGGTGTAACAGTTGATGTTTTAATGGATGGAAGAAAGATTGGTGACTTTGAGCAAGAGGGTAAAAAGAAAATTGATTTAGTATTAAAAGCCAATGAGAGCCAAATAAGTTCTCCTGAGGATATTTTAGCTTCACAAATTGCTTTACCAAATGCTTCTTTAGTACCTGTATCATCTTTAGCAACAACAGAGTTTACAACTGGTATTTCTGAGATTAGACACTTAGATGGAAAAAGAACAATTACTCTTCAAGTTACTCCTCCACAAGGAATGACTATAGAAGAGACAATGAAAATTATTGGTGGTATGCTTGAAGGAATGAAAGCAAAAGGAATGATTCCTCCTTCAGTAGAAGTTGGTATGTCTGGAACAGCTGATAAACTTACAGAGACAATAGGTTTACTTCTTGGAAACTTTATTTTAGCTCTTGTAATTGTTTATTTACTTATGGCTTCATTATTTGGAAACTTCTTGTATCCAATTGTTATTATGTTTACAGTTCCTTTAGCAACAGCGGGTGGATTTATTGGTTTAGCATTGACAAATACCTTTATTGCTCCACAGACTTTGGATATTTTAACTATGCTTGGGTTTATTATTTTAGTTGGTATTGTTGTAAATAATGCAATTTTAATAGTTCACCAAAGTTTAAATTATATTAGAAATAAAGGAATGGA from the Arcobacter sp. F155 genome contains:
- a CDS encoding efflux RND transporter permease subunit — its product is MDLIRFSIKNPVTIIVSVLIVVLFGFLSLSKLPYQLTPTVTKPEIKITTVWPGATPYEIEREIIEEQEDTLKSLNNLIEYESSSKDDYGEVTLTFKLGTDLRAALQDVSNKLNEVSSYPNNVEEPVIETATASPVIWMMLQTLDNNPRHVDEYKTFFEDEIKPAIRRVEGVSGTMGGGGREQEMQIEFDVNKLASYGLTISQVINILQNENVDVSAGLQNLERRSYRIRTVHKFKSIKDIEEVILISNREQRVRVKDIAKVNFGYETPSTVAMFLGKDGIFLGVQPSSEVNVVKLTNDVEKVVNDLNAGVLKEQGLKIHWIYDERPYIVGSVDLVQKNIIIGGILAVIILIIFLRSLSPTAVVSVAIPISIIGTFIILSVMGRSLNTISLAGISFAVGMLVDAAIVVLENIDRHRKAGESISEAAYKGASEVWGALIASALTTIAVFLPIIFLEDEAGQLFKDIAIAVTSAVTFSLFVSIAVIPMLWKKFASFSKKEPKDAGKIAQFGHKAVEFIMSIVKLSLKDVKSKVITILSLAILSVGIIYTLFPKLDYLPQGNKNLIFNILIAPPGLSYEERYEMGAYLMKGIEPHVNKDVGDIPGLNRAFFVSFGDFNLFGGTSVHEDRARDLIPMFAPLVNSMPSVFGVSIQSGVFEDGIGEGNVVNIDISGEKIEDIANVGSQLFGATMQSVQGAQVRPVPSVELLYPEVRLRPNQDALRALGLSSRDLGVTVDVLMDGRKIGDFEQEGKKKIDLVLKANESQISSPEDILASQIALPNASLVPVSSLATTEFTTGISEIRHLDGKRTITLQVTPPQGMTIEETMKIIGGMLEGMKAKGMIPPSVEVGMSGTADKLTETIGLLLGNFILALVIVYLLMASLFGNFLYPIVIMFTVPLATAGGFIGLALTNTFIAPQTLDILTMLGFIILVGIVVNNAILIVHQSLNYIRNKGMEHKQAVIAATKTRVRPIYMSSMTSVFGMLPLVLIPGPGSEFYRGLGSVITGGLAFSTIFTIFVTPALLMFFIKLEQRVKNKEVQEPVDVSKA